One Spirochaeta africana DSM 8902 genomic window carries:
- a CDS encoding septum formation initiator family protein, whose protein sequence is MEMRYLNFLLAAAAVCAAFFCFEVVWGESGVLAYNERRQVLEKLQNNIAELQQYNQALLADLHLLREDESFLLRYAAQAGYFREDQGLVKTEGNYAISHNWEIGRIQYIPPARSGGRPVRAGAAFIVGVGVYLMSAGFRREPQRRQLRLEIGGQSIHRAV, encoded by the coding sequence ATGGAGATGCGTTACCTGAACTTTTTGTTAGCAGCAGCTGCTGTATGCGCAGCGTTTTTCTGTTTCGAAGTTGTGTGGGGCGAGAGTGGTGTGCTCGCGTATAACGAGCGTCGTCAGGTGCTCGAGAAGCTGCAGAATAATATTGCTGAACTCCAACAGTATAACCAGGCTTTGCTGGCGGATCTGCACCTGTTGCGCGAGGATGAATCCTTCCTGTTGCGGTACGCTGCCCAGGCTGGCTACTTTCGCGAGGATCAGGGGCTGGTGAAAACCGAGGGCAACTACGCTATCAGTCACAACTGGGAGATCGGTCGTATCCAGTATATCCCGCCCGCACGATCGGGAGGGAGGCCGGTGCGAGCCGGTGCGGCGTTCATAGTCGGCGTGGGAGTGTATCTGATGAGCGCCGGATTTCGCCGTGAACCCCAGCGTCGCCAGCTGCGTCTCGAGATCGGGGGGCAGTCAATTCATCGGGCTGTCTGA
- a CDS encoding peptidase U32 family protein encodes MELLAPAGNLEKLNIAFAFGADAVYMGLPGLSLRAGAESWTAEQLEQLPAALSYWRTSKPRKLYLAINRYLHERDIAVLQELAARIGSTPADAFIVSDLGVAAALRQAFPQTELHLSTQANCTNSRAARVYQDLGFSRIVAARELTLAEIAAIKQELPELEIEVFAHGAVCIAYSGRCLISSWLTGRSANHGECTHSCRWQYREFEEKKRPEATLRVEEHDGFSTIFSPEDMSMIDHLPAMQDAGVHSLKIEGRMKSAYYVAAVTQAYRLQLDALSNPDCIDAASKARDLVLDLPHRGYSTGMYFGQPELRTPPSQHGPRFMGIVYQTETRGRYSVAVKNRFSLADGIEAVAPGNPVPLQLQGTLQDESGKIVDSLYHGKPGFLTTDQELPSYTVLRSVVRQ; translated from the coding sequence ATGGAACTACTTGCTCCCGCAGGGAATCTGGAAAAACTGAATATTGCCTTCGCCTTTGGTGCTGATGCAGTCTACATGGGACTGCCGGGGCTGTCCCTGCGCGCCGGGGCAGAGAGCTGGACTGCAGAACAGCTGGAGCAGCTGCCGGCTGCACTCTCGTACTGGCGTACCTCTAAACCCCGGAAACTCTACCTGGCCATTAATCGCTACCTGCATGAACGGGATATCGCTGTCCTGCAGGAACTCGCCGCACGCATCGGTTCAACCCCTGCAGATGCCTTTATTGTCAGTGATCTTGGTGTAGCGGCAGCCTTGCGTCAGGCATTTCCGCAGACAGAGCTGCATCTGAGTACCCAGGCCAACTGCACCAACAGCAGGGCTGCCAGGGTGTATCAGGACCTGGGGTTCAGCCGGATTGTTGCTGCCCGTGAACTCACCCTGGCCGAGATTGCCGCTATCAAACAGGAACTGCCTGAGCTCGAGATTGAGGTGTTTGCGCATGGCGCGGTGTGCATCGCCTACTCCGGGCGTTGCCTGATATCCAGCTGGTTGACAGGTCGCAGTGCCAATCACGGCGAATGTACCCACAGCTGTCGCTGGCAGTATCGAGAGTTCGAGGAGAAGAAGCGCCCGGAAGCCACGCTGCGGGTAGAGGAACACGACGGCTTTTCGACTATTTTCTCCCCCGAGGACATGTCGATGATCGACCATCTACCGGCCATGCAGGATGCCGGTGTTCACAGCCTGAAAATCGAGGGCAGGATGAAATCTGCCTACTATGTCGCCGCAGTTACCCAGGCCTATCGACTGCAGCTTGATGCCCTGTCAAACCCTGATTGTATAGACGCCGCCAGTAAAGCCAGGGATCTGGTGCTGGATCTGCCTCACCGAGGCTACAGTACCGGAATGTATTTTGGCCAGCCGGAGCTGCGCACACCGCCCTCGCAGCACGGTCCGCGTTTTATGGGGATTGTGTACCAGACCGAAACCAGGGGACGCTATTCGGTGGCGGTAAAAAACAGATTCTCATTGGCGGATGGTATAGAGGCGGTTGCTCCGGGGAATCCCGTGCCGCTGCAGCTGCAGGGCACCCTGCAGGATGAGTCCGGGAAGATAGTGGACTCGTTATATCACGGAAAGCCGGGTTTTCTGACAACCGATCAGGAACTGCCTTCCTACACCGTGCTGAGATCTGTTGTCAGGCAGTAA
- a CDS encoding alkaline phosphatase family protein: MRSAEKSDISVERLEKAFQNRTLIHPLSTDRPTTVELFSALRDLCGPPHERTTEASENIEAFIDYARRYVVVLIDGLGDCFQHMLPDGGFLANTHRMPLVTGFPSSTAPMLTSFATASWPSEHGISGWHTYFREHSRTMTVLPFIERDTGMRGEELGLSLPAMLPVHSWYPDRDRNVVSVLPQGYVNSAYSSWSRGGTRGLGYRNLRQAAKRILQTAAGSTSEQLIYCYVPALDATAHKFGCGSEEVRRELMRLDSWLGELRRRLSDDTRLLVVGDHGLIDTIPDRYFKMNERSFIMQYLSAPPSGEPAVPIFHVTPGNESAFLRYFQESEYAPYFDLITPDQADLLHLYGPEPLSPLMRRRLGSFIGVASTPAVMEYVPHGQCAIDFRAVHGGLRPDEMYVTLYMD; this comes from the coding sequence ATGAGATCAGCCGAAAAATCCGATATCTCGGTAGAGCGGCTTGAAAAAGCATTTCAAAACCGTACGCTGATTCATCCGTTGTCGACGGATCGTCCTACCACTGTAGAACTCTTTTCGGCATTGCGGGATCTCTGCGGCCCGCCGCATGAACGCACTACCGAGGCATCGGAGAATATCGAAGCCTTTATCGATTATGCCCGCCGCTATGTGGTAGTACTGATTGACGGCCTGGGGGACTGTTTTCAGCATATGCTCCCAGACGGGGGTTTTCTGGCTAATACACATCGCATGCCACTGGTTACCGGATTCCCCTCCTCGACTGCACCGATGTTGACATCGTTTGCCACTGCCAGCTGGCCCTCAGAACATGGCATCAGCGGTTGGCACACCTACTTTCGGGAGCACTCGCGCACCATGACAGTTTTGCCGTTTATTGAGCGGGATACCGGAATGCGCGGTGAGGAACTCGGGTTGTCACTGCCGGCCATGCTGCCAGTTCACAGCTGGTATCCCGACCGGGACCGGAATGTGGTCAGCGTTCTCCCCCAGGGATACGTTAACTCGGCGTACAGCAGCTGGTCTCGCGGGGGAACCCGGGGCCTGGGGTATCGCAATCTTCGCCAGGCTGCCAAGCGGATTTTGCAGACAGCTGCGGGTTCCACGTCTGAACAGCTGATCTACTGCTATGTGCCTGCCCTGGACGCCACCGCCCATAAATTCGGCTGTGGCTCGGAGGAAGTTCGACGAGAATTGATGCGACTGGACAGCTGGCTTGGCGAGCTTCGTCGGCGGTTGAGTGATGATACCCGTCTGCTGGTTGTAGGTGATCATGGTTTGATCGACACGATCCCGGACAGGTATTTTAAAATGAATGAACGTTCATTCATTATGCAGTATCTTTCCGCACCACCATCAGGTGAACCGGCAGTGCCTATATTCCACGTAACCCCCGGAAACGAATCAGCATTTCTCCGCTACTTTCAGGAATCCGAGTATGCACCCTACTTCGACCTGATAACCCCGGATCAGGCAGATCTGCTGCATCTGTATGGCCCCGAACCTCTCTCTCCCCTTATGCGTCGTCGTCTGGGAAGTTTCATCGGTGTGGCAAGCACCCCGGCTGTAATGGAGTATGTGCCACACGGACAGTGTGCCATAGACTTCCGGGCAGTCCATGGGGGATTGCGCCCCGATGAGATGTATGTGACTCTCTACATGGATTAG
- a CDS encoding M15 family metallopeptidase, whose product MHLPNKLLLLLLMLLAGAVGCESADRSTEVEPAAPAEYIHPSFTLTIEDLHGITADIRPPQREAILQRPQVFLDLVDRALDLPFEYTVLVDKEYGLAADFVPAGLVSLNEYPTLKTARNDLSLMAAVMPKVLALDEAARQDGIELVYASTYRSYRYQQGLFATWVERLGQEQAERVSARPGHSQHQLGTVIDFSPISQVFSGTQDYAWLKANAHRFGFSLSYPYGKEDITGYDYESWHWRYIGHDGVRLQREFFEDLQQWYLEFLHYNRERLEQARRGSQ is encoded by the coding sequence TTGCACTTGCCAAATAAACTGTTACTGCTTCTATTGATGCTTCTGGCGGGAGCTGTCGGCTGCGAGTCTGCCGACAGGAGCACCGAGGTCGAACCAGCAGCACCGGCTGAGTATATTCATCCCTCTTTCACCCTGACGATCGAGGATCTGCATGGGATAACCGCTGATATTCGCCCCCCGCAGCGGGAGGCGATTCTGCAGCGCCCACAGGTGTTCCTGGATCTTGTCGACCGGGCACTTGATCTGCCGTTCGAGTACACAGTACTGGTAGACAAGGAGTATGGCCTCGCCGCAGATTTTGTCCCGGCGGGGCTGGTCTCCCTGAATGAATACCCAACCCTGAAAACCGCTCGTAATGATCTGTCGCTGATGGCTGCGGTAATGCCAAAGGTGCTGGCACTCGATGAAGCAGCTCGACAGGACGGCATTGAGCTGGTTTATGCCTCGACCTACAGATCGTATCGCTACCAGCAGGGACTGTTTGCTACCTGGGTGGAGCGCCTGGGACAGGAGCAAGCCGAGCGGGTTTCGGCACGACCGGGCCACAGTCAGCATCAGCTGGGTACGGTCATTGATTTCTCCCCCATCAGTCAGGTCTTTTCCGGTACCCAGGACTATGCCTGGCTCAAGGCAAACGCGCATCGTTTCGGTTTTTCCCTGTCGTATCCGTATGGCAAGGAAGATATTACCGGGTACGATTATGAAAGCTGGCACTGGCGCTACATCGGGCATGATGGGGTCCGACTGCAGCGAGAATTCTTCGAAGATTTGCAGCAATGGTATCTGGAGTTCCTGCACTATAATCGTGAACGACTGGAACAGGCCCGACGGGGATCGCAATGA
- the lon gene encoding endopeptidase La has product MADTSIKELVPGDELLPHRLHVIPLSGAPIFPGLFTPIMISSPEDIRTIKAALEETSFIGLIMLQEEDNENPAGDDLCSVGTAAKVVKSINLPDGGMNLFISTVKRFRIRKILHNESPIVAAVDYLEDQHPDPVEEQALTRSLIAEMKQISENNPLFSEEMRLNMVNINQPGKIADFITSILHINRNDQQDVLETLDIRSRLEKVLMFIKKEQEVLRIQKRIQGQINEKIEKSQREYFLREELKAIKQELGIPTDSKGSDQQRFQEAFEKTPLDGEARETVQRELEKFSLMDSNSSEFIVTRNYLETVFSLPWDDPEAETIDIGKSREILDSDHYGLDDVKERILEFLAVRKLQKDAKGGNIILVGPPGVGKTSIGKSVARALGKEFFRFSVGGMRDEAEIKGHRRTYVGAMPGKIIQGLKIVHSKAPVFMIDEIDKLGMSYQGDPSSALLEVLDPEQNVQFRDHYLDIPFDLSNILFIATANSLDNIPRPLLDRMEVIRLSGYIEQEKVEIAKKYIIPKSARKAGLTRSKIRYPKKTLQAIAEKYAREAGMRNYEKLINKIHRKIALQLVEEKTELPIKIEPETLSDYLGKPVFEDDVKRVSSPGMAIGLAWTNFGGDTLVIEAIANPGKSGFTLTGQMGKVMQESAGIAYSYVRSIAGEYGVSTDYFEKHHIHLHIPAGATPKDGPSAGITMALALLSLATGRIVKKRVGMTGELSLVGQVLPIGGLKEKVIAARRNGIKTILFPDQNLKDLDEIPDYVQKGISFHPVRRMQEVLELALAK; this is encoded by the coding sequence ATGGCAGACACATCCATTAAAGAACTGGTTCCAGGCGATGAGCTGTTGCCCCATCGCCTGCATGTTATTCCGTTAAGCGGGGCACCCATTTTCCCCGGCCTGTTTACCCCGATAATGATAAGCAGCCCGGAAGACATTCGCACCATCAAGGCTGCACTGGAGGAAACCTCCTTTATCGGGCTTATCATGCTGCAAGAGGAAGATAATGAAAACCCTGCCGGGGATGATCTGTGCAGTGTTGGCACCGCTGCCAAGGTAGTGAAGAGCATCAATCTTCCCGACGGCGGCATGAATCTGTTTATCTCGACCGTAAAACGCTTCCGGATACGCAAGATCCTGCACAATGAATCACCAATCGTTGCCGCAGTAGATTATCTTGAGGATCAGCACCCGGATCCCGTAGAGGAACAGGCCTTGACCCGTTCCCTGATCGCCGAGATGAAGCAGATCAGCGAAAACAACCCCCTGTTCAGCGAGGAAATGCGGCTGAACATGGTGAATATCAATCAGCCCGGCAAGATCGCCGACTTCATCACCTCCATCCTGCATATCAATCGCAACGATCAGCAGGATGTGCTGGAGACCCTGGATATTCGCAGTCGCCTGGAAAAGGTACTGATGTTTATCAAAAAGGAGCAGGAGGTTCTGCGAATCCAGAAACGGATTCAGGGGCAGATTAACGAGAAGATCGAGAAGAGCCAGCGCGAATATTTCCTGCGCGAAGAACTGAAGGCGATCAAACAGGAGCTTGGCATCCCGACCGACAGCAAGGGCAGCGATCAGCAGCGCTTCCAGGAAGCGTTTGAAAAGACTCCCCTGGACGGTGAAGCCCGGGAAACGGTACAGCGTGAGCTGGAAAAGTTTTCGTTGATGGACAGCAACAGCTCGGAGTTTATTGTAACCCGGAATTATCTCGAGACCGTCTTCTCGCTGCCATGGGATGACCCCGAGGCGGAGACGATCGATATCGGCAAGTCCCGCGAGATACTCGACAGTGATCATTATGGCCTGGATGATGTAAAGGAGCGAATCCTTGAATTTCTGGCAGTGCGCAAGCTCCAGAAGGATGCCAAGGGCGGCAATATAATCCTGGTTGGCCCACCCGGTGTCGGAAAAACCTCCATCGGAAAGTCGGTAGCCCGGGCCCTTGGCAAGGAGTTTTTCCGCTTTTCGGTTGGCGGGATGCGCGACGAGGCCGAGATAAAGGGGCACCGGCGCACCTATGTTGGCGCCATGCCCGGCAAGATCATCCAGGGACTCAAGATTGTACACTCCAAGGCGCCGGTTTTTATGATTGATGAGATCGACAAGCTGGGAATGAGCTATCAGGGGGATCCAAGTTCTGCCCTGCTCGAGGTGCTTGACCCCGAGCAGAATGTCCAGTTCCGTGATCATTATCTGGACATCCCCTTTGATCTGTCCAACATTCTTTTTATTGCGACCGCCAATTCGCTGGACAACATTCCCAGGCCACTGCTTGATCGCATGGAGGTGATTCGGCTTTCCGGATACATCGAACAGGAAAAGGTAGAGATTGCCAAAAAATACATCATTCCCAAGTCAGCCCGCAAAGCGGGGCTGACACGCAGCAAGATCAGATACCCCAAAAAAACCCTGCAGGCTATCGCCGAGAAGTATGCACGCGAAGCTGGCATGCGCAACTATGAAAAACTGATCAACAAGATACACCGCAAGATTGCCCTTCAGCTGGTAGAGGAAAAAACCGAGCTGCCCATCAAGATTGAACCGGAAACACTGTCGGATTATCTGGGCAAGCCGGTATTTGAGGACGACGTAAAGCGGGTATCCAGCCCGGGCATGGCGATCGGATTGGCCTGGACCAATTTTGGCGGGGACACCCTGGTAATCGAAGCAATTGCCAATCCGGGCAAGAGCGGCTTTACCCTGACCGGACAGATGGGCAAGGTAATGCAGGAGTCTGCCGGGATCGCATACAGCTACGTCAGGAGTATTGCCGGGGAGTACGGGGTTTCCACCGACTACTTCGAGAAGCATCATATCCATCTGCATATACCCGCCGGGGCGACCCCGAAAGACGGACCGTCTGCCGGGATTACCATGGCACTGGCGCTGCTGAGTCTGGCTACCGGCCGGATAGTCAAAAAGCGTGTCGGGATGACCGGTGAACTCAGTCTGGTCGGACAGGTACTGCCAATCGGCGGTCTGAAGGAAAAGGTTATTGCAGCTCGCAGAAACGGTATAAAGACCATCCTTTTTCCGGATCAGAACCTCAAGGACCTTGATGAAATCCCCGATTACGTGCAGAAAGGGATCAGCTTTCATCCCGTTCGACGCATGCAGGAGGTACTCGAACTTGCACTTGCCAAATAA
- the recO gene encoding DNA repair protein RecO, producing the protein MERNQRFTAVILKQRPVGETHAGLTILSPSQGLVSVIAHGVHSVRGSLRGKIAPFTIAEFDIYHDPVKNRRKVADMVIDTQLPGIRENIERFYTASLWAEIILKTHGGGEAAGFVYSLLTESLRLLDECRPEQIRRLSIQFLLHWLDGVGGIDERYLHRLPAPVLAYVHQSLMSELPPMLGSLLVEDHEKRLLGWCYRLLRSEIELDLNTLRTGVGIIV; encoded by the coding sequence ATGGAGCGTAATCAACGATTTACCGCGGTTATCCTGAAACAGCGCCCTGTCGGGGAAACCCATGCCGGGCTCACCATACTGTCACCCTCGCAGGGCCTGGTTTCGGTAATCGCCCATGGGGTGCATTCCGTCCGTGGCAGCCTGCGCGGCAAGATCGCCCCGTTTACTATTGCCGAGTTTGATATCTATCACGATCCGGTTAAAAACAGGCGCAAGGTAGCGGATATGGTCATCGATACCCAGCTGCCGGGAATCCGCGAAAATATCGAACGCTTCTACACCGCCAGTCTCTGGGCCGAGATTATTCTGAAGACCCATGGGGGTGGTGAAGCGGCCGGGTTCGTATACTCACTGCTGACCGAATCACTGCGTCTGCTTGATGAGTGTCGTCCGGAACAGATACGCCGGCTGTCGATTCAATTCCTGCTGCACTGGCTGGACGGGGTGGGTGGTATCGATGAGCGGTATCTGCACCGCCTGCCAGCCCCGGTGCTGGCATATGTCCATCAGTCGCTCATGAGCGAACTGCCGCCTATGCTCGGATCACTGCTGGTGGAGGATCACGAAAAGCGGCTGCTGGGATGGTGTTACCGGCTGCTGCGCAGCGAGATCGAGCTTGATCTGAACACATTGCGTACCGGGGTCGGCATTATCGTTTAA